A window of the Euzebya pacifica genome harbors these coding sequences:
- a CDS encoding amidase, whose product MRPADLSVPELAAAIAGRSVSAREAVLDTLAAIDAHDDVLNAVVATDHEGALATADAIDQQVVEGAPLPPYAGVPMLVKDLSNARGLPTTFGTSSMAAFQPPFDDHTVTRMRDAGFVVVGKTNVPELGSLPWTESTLHGPARNPWAPDRTPGGSSGGAAAAVAAGYLAAAHGSDGGGSLRIPAACCGVVGLKPSRGRVSHAPLFGDQVMGYSTQGSIGRRVVDAAALLDVIQGYAPGDPYHLPSPSRPFVDEVGADPGRLRVGLLDRVPWALPDADVADAVSSTAARLESLGHVVEPVRVAIPSDVPERFTRVWAASLAANPIPHDLLEPHNRAFAAAGEAMSAPALLRDFTSLQLLARSVVAAFEAHDVVLAPVTTRTALRVGELDGLSHAGMLAEIASWIGICPLVNVTGQPAISLPVHRDDVGVPVGVQLIGRPADEATLVRLSAQLEQVIGWPDHRPDPDRWVLPEVP is encoded by the coding sequence ATGCGCCCTGCCGACCTGTCCGTGCCCGAGCTGGCAGCCGCCATCGCCGGGCGGTCGGTCTCGGCCCGCGAAGCCGTGCTCGACACGCTGGCGGCCATTGACGCCCACGACGACGTCCTCAACGCCGTGGTGGCGACCGACCACGAGGGCGCGCTGGCAACCGCCGACGCCATCGACCAGCAGGTCGTCGAGGGTGCCCCGCTGCCGCCGTACGCCGGTGTCCCGATGCTGGTGAAGGACCTCTCCAACGCCCGCGGGCTGCCGACGACGTTCGGCACGTCGTCGATGGCCGCGTTCCAGCCGCCCTTCGACGACCACACCGTCACCCGGATGCGCGACGCGGGCTTCGTCGTGGTCGGCAAGACCAACGTGCCCGAGCTCGGCAGCCTGCCGTGGACCGAATCGACCCTGCACGGCCCGGCACGCAACCCGTGGGCACCCGACCGGACTCCCGGGGGTTCCAGCGGTGGGGCGGCTGCTGCGGTCGCCGCCGGGTACCTCGCCGCCGCCCACGGGTCCGACGGTGGGGGCTCCCTCCGCATCCCGGCGGCCTGCTGCGGCGTCGTCGGCCTCAAGCCCTCCCGCGGCCGCGTCAGCCACGCACCGCTGTTCGGCGACCAGGTCATGGGGTACTCCACACAGGGCTCGATCGGCCGCCGGGTGGTCGACGCGGCCGCCCTGCTCGACGTGATCCAGGGGTACGCGCCCGGCGACCCCTACCACCTGCCGTCACCCTCCCGACCGTTCGTGGACGAGGTCGGCGCGGACCCGGGCCGGCTGCGGGTCGGCCTGCTCGACCGGGTGCCGTGGGCGCTGCCGGACGCCGACGTGGCGGACGCGGTGTCGTCAACGGCGGCCCGCCTGGAGTCGCTGGGCCACGTCGTCGAGCCCGTCCGGGTCGCCATCCCCTCCGACGTGCCCGAGCGGTTCACGCGGGTCTGGGCGGCCTCGCTGGCCGCCAACCCCATCCCCCACGACCTGCTCGAACCGCACAACCGCGCGTTCGCGGCGGCCGGGGAGGCCATGTCGGCCCCGGCGCTGCTGCGGGACTTCACGAGCCTGCAGCTGCTGGCCCGGTCGGTCGTGGCGGCCTTCGAGGCCCACGACGTCGTGCTTGCACCGGTGACCACACGGACGGCGCTGCGCGTCGGCGAGCTCGACGGCCTGTCCCACGCGGGCATGCTGGCCGAGATCGCCAGCTGGATCGGGATCTGTCCGCTGGTCAACGTGACCGGCCAGCCAGCGATCTCCCTGCCGGTCCACCGGGACGATGTGGGCGTCCCGGTGGGCGTGCAGCTGATCGGCCGCCCGGCCGACGAGGCGACGCTCGTCCGGCTGTCCGCGCAGCTCGAGCAGGTGATCGGCTGGCCCGACCACCGTCCGGACCCCGACCGATGGGTCCTCCCCGAGGTCCCCTGA
- a CDS encoding PQQ-binding-like beta-propeller repeat protein translates to MPLISEGNAAPGFPLSGAALRGDELVLVSRNLNPVRYAVIDVDTWTLTRTETLARGDGAWGTTAAPDGVWMGLFGARGQGNVLRMTTGAPQGRALLDTQYIWDLASDDSDLMFGVATNPSLVFSLRRSTARASDLGVVTSSAQRPRTCAVVGQRVLFAGAQSGKAWMRHTDRSGRDGRTVVPPTIAQDDIVYCSAVLSDGRVAVGTGGDGLATPAVAVFDLDDPGGAMVIRLPRESLVDTVAVEGTTVWATARPSGALYRIDASTGDLRRVAVPVPMSETRELFLRGTLVIGASADGSVWTFDRGDDTVQRRTPTDLGLVSRAQKPQSVLATDTHTDVGGSFSITRHDRSSSVATTRFVPGEPKAMVDVHGTTFMAIYPIAEIWSWAPSEDHPRRVTQLPNDQLRPIDLVYADRIDALAVSTTDDRDHSAVHTIDPVTGRVDTMFDPLGLGQTASGLHISGTTLYVGGSSNEPDVAAFDILSGRKLWQVANVAPGGSFVLGLAAVGNTLVVSTATGWLARIDLRTRQVVQRRRFADEAGRMRLAGGRVLLVNADVLVEVSPTTLATTVREGNLDAEVWGWPPLDVDRNGRAWLIRGRELVHT, encoded by the coding sequence GTGCCGCTGATCTCCGAAGGCAACGCCGCGCCGGGGTTCCCCCTCTCGGGTGCCGCCCTGCGCGGTGACGAGCTCGTGCTCGTCAGCCGCAACCTCAATCCTGTCCGCTACGCCGTGATCGACGTCGACACCTGGACGCTGACACGAACCGAGACACTCGCGCGGGGCGACGGTGCCTGGGGCACGACGGCCGCACCCGACGGGGTCTGGATGGGGCTGTTCGGCGCACGGGGACAGGGCAACGTCCTGCGCATGACGACCGGGGCACCACAGGGCCGGGCGCTGCTTGACACCCAGTACATCTGGGACCTCGCCAGCGACGACAGCGACCTGATGTTCGGCGTGGCGACCAACCCGTCATTGGTGTTCAGCCTGCGGCGGAGCACCGCCCGGGCATCCGACCTCGGCGTGGTCACGAGCTCCGCCCAGCGCCCTCGCACCTGCGCCGTCGTGGGCCAGCGGGTCCTGTTCGCCGGCGCCCAGTCGGGGAAGGCGTGGATGCGCCACACCGATCGGTCCGGTCGTGACGGCCGCACCGTCGTGCCCCCCACGATCGCCCAGGACGACATCGTCTACTGCTCGGCGGTCCTGTCCGACGGACGGGTCGCCGTCGGGACCGGCGGTGACGGGTTGGCCACCCCGGCCGTCGCCGTGTTCGACCTCGACGATCCGGGCGGCGCCATGGTGATCCGCCTGCCCCGCGAGTCGCTGGTGGACACCGTCGCGGTGGAGGGGACGACGGTGTGGGCAACGGCAAGGCCATCCGGCGCGCTGTACCGCATCGACGCCTCGACCGGTGACCTGCGACGGGTGGCGGTGCCCGTCCCCATGTCGGAGACCCGCGAGCTGTTCCTCCGCGGCACCTTGGTCATCGGCGCGTCCGCCGACGGCAGCGTGTGGACCTTTGATCGAGGCGACGACACCGTCCAACGACGCACCCCGACCGACCTGGGGCTCGTCAGCCGTGCCCAGAAGCCGCAGTCGGTCCTGGCCACCGACACCCACACCGACGTCGGGGGGTCGTTCTCGATCACCCGCCACGACCGGTCGTCCAGCGTCGCAACCACCCGGTTCGTGCCCGGGGAGCCGAAGGCGATGGTCGACGTCCACGGCACCACCTTCATGGCGATCTATCCGATCGCCGAGATCTGGTCCTGGGCGCCCTCGGAGGATCACCCGCGCCGGGTGACCCAGCTGCCCAACGACCAGCTGCGTCCCATCGACCTGGTGTACGCCGACCGGATCGACGCCCTCGCCGTTTCCACCACCGACGACCGCGACCACAGCGCCGTGCACACCATCGACCCGGTCACCGGTCGGGTCGACACGATGTTCGACCCGCTGGGGCTGGGTCAGACCGCGTCCGGGCTGCACATCAGCGGCACCACGCTCTACGTCGGTGGGTCCAGCAACGAACCGGACGTCGCCGCGTTCGACATCCTCTCCGGACGCAAGCTGTGGCAGGTGGCCAACGTCGCCCCGGGCGGCAGCTTCGTGCTGGGGCTGGCGGCCGTCGGCAACACCCTCGTGGTGTCGACGGCGACCGGGTGGCTGGCCCGCATCGACCTGCGCACCAGGCAGGTCGTGCAGCGGCGCCGGTTCGCCGACGAAGCCGGTCGGATGCGGCTGGCGGGCGGTCGGGTGCTGCTGGTCAACGCCGATGTGCTGGTCGAGGTCAGCCCGACCACGCTGGCCACGACGGTGCGGGAGGGCAACCTCGACGCAGAGGTGTGGGGCTGGCCACCGCTGGACGTCGACCGGAACGGCCGTGCCTGGCTGATCCGCGGACGCGAGCTGGTCCACACCTGA
- a CDS encoding SDR family NAD(P)-dependent oxidoreductase, whose product MLVDSHVLVTGATSGIGRSCAIAFAEAGARLTITGRRADRLAELADELPGEVTTLTFDVRDRDATRAALAEVPSPDVLVNNAGLAAGFEPIQDGDEADWDAMLDTNVKGLLTVSRTLLPGMIARGNGHVINIGSTAGHEAYPNGAVYCATKHAVGAITKSMRMDLLGTGVRVSTVDPGLVETEFSVVRFHGDADRAARVYEGLDPLTPDDIAETVVWVADRPRHVQVAEVIITPTDQASATMVHRR is encoded by the coding sequence GTGCTCGTCGACTCCCACGTGCTGGTCACCGGCGCGACAAGCGGCATCGGCCGCTCCTGCGCCATCGCGTTCGCCGAGGCCGGCGCACGGCTGACGATCACCGGTCGTCGCGCCGACCGCCTGGCGGAGCTTGCCGACGAGCTGCCCGGTGAGGTCACGACGTTGACCTTCGACGTGCGGGATCGCGACGCCACCCGCGCGGCGCTGGCCGAGGTCCCCTCCCCCGACGTCCTGGTCAACAACGCCGGGCTCGCCGCAGGGTTCGAGCCGATCCAGGACGGCGACGAGGCCGACTGGGACGCGATGCTGGACACTAACGTCAAGGGCCTGCTGACCGTCAGCCGGACGTTGCTGCCCGGCATGATCGCCCGTGGGAACGGTCACGTGATCAACATCGGGTCCACCGCCGGGCACGAGGCCTACCCCAACGGGGCGGTCTACTGCGCCACCAAGCATGCGGTCGGCGCGATCACCAAGTCGATGCGCATGGACCTGCTGGGCACCGGGGTCCGGGTGTCGACGGTCGACCCCGGCCTGGTGGAGACCGAGTTCTCCGTCGTGCGGTTCCACGGCGACGCCGACCGTGCCGCGCGCGTGTACGAGGGGCTGGACCCGCTGACCCCCGACGACATCGCCGAGACGGTGGTCTGGGTCGCCGACCGACCCCGCCACGTCCAGGTCGCCGAGGTCATCATCACCCCGACCGACCAGGCCTCGGCGACGATGGTCCACCGCCGCTGA
- a CDS encoding glutamate synthase-related protein, which yields MTGLYDPRYERDACGIGLVANAGGTASRQIIDDALDGLAGVMHRGAVAADGRSGDGAGVLIPLPTRFLASAAAVADHTRLGAAMCFLDGRDDQRGESSRETVRTAVEDALARFGLTFVAWREVPTDDAALGDIARAARPHIEQAIFTRDASTDDEAAERACYLARKAAETACHAEGVEAYFASWSMRTITYKGMTAADQLAAFYPDLASNDVDGWFAIFHQRYSTNTMPTWDRAQPFRFLCHNGEINTIEGNTNLMRARVGNLGADWAELGDAGEDLLQPIIDEAGSDSARLDQVLELLVRGGRSAAHSVAMMVPQVWEGARDLHPRVTDFYRYHSSLIEPWDGPAGLVFTDGLRLAAALDRNGLRPLRYSICDDGFVVVSSEVGAVRIKGHGSVRRDRLGPGQMLVVDPALGGVLENDQVKADLARRKPYGEWLRAHMTPVGPGLPVDAAPEDLGARQVVAGYTKEEEITILRPMATSGKEPISSMGDDTQMSIFAGRTRTVYQYLKQRFAQVTNPPIDPIREAAVMSLRTLLGPRSPILKEEAAAAHLLELESFVMYPQGLQQLVLDPDISFDVHGLDTTWPVADGAEGMAERLVEIGLEAAAAVRDGAQVLIASDRSVSDERAPVPMVLAIGAIHHRLVAEQLRTRVSLIAETDDARDTHSFACLLGYGADVICPRLSLESMTKLADDGRIGRDNPSAGEVQANLKRAAEEGVLKIMSKMGISTLDSYRSAQIFEGAGLAREVVDTCLTGTPSALGGVGFEQLASDVLARHADAYPNPKLPSHGHYKYKKGGEYHATNPDVVGALHRTVGLEGDPLDLPDPSGNGNGAIAPEPEHLVAELRAAHLLNHATKQGRWETYQTYADLVNDRPATEPRDLLDFVEAAEPIPLEEVEPATSITQRFFTGAMSLGALSPESHETLAMAMNMIGGFSNCGEGGEDPARFATRGTAHDRNSKAKQVASGRFGVTPRYLAFADELQIKMAQGSKPGEGGQLPSHKVSSLIARLRHTQPGVALISPPPHHDIYSIEDLAQLIYDLKQINPHAGVSVKLVSSAGVGTVAAGVVKGLADAVQISGGDGGTGASPLSSIKHAGMAWELGLAETQQTLVRNSLRSRVRLQVDGGFKTGRDVLMAALLGGDEFGFGTAALLAEGCIMVRACHRDTCPVGVATQRVDLREKYKGTPEMVATFMLFVAEEVRRGLAALGLRSLDEAIGRVDLLTARTFDEDDRSGLLDPSPLLFDARSEVNADIAASLGGEPDALHYVETLPIQAPRGQLGDRVFEDAFSTLWEGGLLSLRYDIRNAERTVGARLGGALGLEFGDRAPEGKVTVRFDGEAGQSFGAFLSDGAEFILTGEANDYVGKGMGGGTIVVRPPADDVVHSGGSTPVLAGNTLLYGATGGELFIAGRVGERFGVRNSGANAVVEGTGEHACEYMTGGTVVILGQTGFNLGAGMTGGECYVHDDSSWILARINSALVEARRLDTAQLDQVREMIQRHVALTESRRGTELLENWDDAWRGFWRIAPKSELAKFEAANEGSVGAPA from the coding sequence ATGACTGGCCTTTACGACCCCCGGTACGAACGCGACGCCTGTGGCATCGGCCTCGTCGCCAACGCCGGCGGCACCGCCAGCCGACAGATCATCGACGACGCGCTGGACGGCCTGGCCGGTGTCATGCACCGCGGTGCGGTGGCCGCCGACGGCCGCTCCGGTGACGGCGCAGGCGTGCTGATCCCGCTGCCGACCCGGTTCCTCGCCTCCGCCGCCGCGGTGGCCGACCACACCCGCCTCGGCGCCGCGATGTGCTTCCTCGACGGTCGTGACGACCAGCGTGGCGAGTCGTCCCGCGAGACGGTCCGCACGGCCGTGGAGGACGCCCTGGCCCGTTTCGGGCTGACCTTCGTCGCCTGGCGCGAGGTCCCCACCGACGATGCCGCCCTCGGGGACATCGCCCGGGCCGCCCGCCCCCACATCGAGCAGGCGATCTTCACCCGGGACGCCAGCACCGACGACGAAGCCGCCGAGCGCGCCTGCTACCTGGCCCGCAAGGCCGCCGAGACCGCCTGCCACGCCGAGGGCGTCGAGGCCTACTTCGCGTCCTGGTCGATGCGCACCATCACCTACAAGGGCATGACCGCCGCCGACCAGCTGGCGGCCTTCTACCCCGACCTGGCCAGCAACGACGTCGACGGCTGGTTCGCGATCTTCCACCAGCGGTACTCCACCAACACGATGCCGACGTGGGACCGGGCGCAGCCGTTCCGCTTCCTCTGCCACAACGGCGAGATCAACACCATCGAGGGCAACACCAACCTCATGCGGGCCCGCGTGGGCAACCTCGGTGCGGACTGGGCCGAGCTCGGCGACGCCGGCGAGGACCTGCTGCAGCCCATCATCGACGAGGCCGGTTCGGACTCCGCACGGCTGGACCAGGTCCTGGAGCTGCTGGTGCGCGGTGGCCGCTCGGCCGCCCACTCCGTGGCCATGATGGTCCCGCAGGTGTGGGAGGGTGCCCGTGACCTGCACCCCCGCGTCACCGACTTCTACCGCTACCACTCATCGCTCATCGAGCCCTGGGACGGCCCGGCCGGCTTGGTCTTCACCGACGGGCTGCGCCTCGCCGCCGCCCTGGACCGCAACGGGCTGCGTCCGCTGCGGTACTCCATCTGCGACGACGGCTTCGTCGTCGTGTCCTCCGAGGTCGGCGCGGTCCGCATCAAGGGCCACGGTTCGGTCCGACGGGACCGCCTCGGCCCCGGCCAGATGCTGGTCGTCGACCCCGCCCTCGGGGGGGTCCTCGAGAACGACCAGGTCAAGGCCGACCTCGCCCGCCGCAAGCCCTACGGCGAGTGGCTGCGCGCCCACATGACGCCCGTGGGCCCCGGCCTGCCGGTCGACGCCGCCCCCGAGGATCTCGGCGCCCGCCAGGTCGTCGCCGGCTACACCAAGGAGGAGGAGATCACGATCCTCCGCCCCATGGCGACGTCGGGCAAGGAGCCCATCTCCTCCATGGGTGACGACACCCAGATGTCGATCTTCGCCGGGCGGACCCGGACGGTCTACCAGTACCTCAAGCAGCGCTTCGCGCAGGTCACCAACCCGCCCATCGACCCGATCCGCGAGGCGGCGGTCATGTCGCTGCGGACCCTGCTCGGACCCCGTTCGCCGATCCTGAAGGAAGAGGCGGCGGCTGCCCACCTGCTGGAGCTCGAGAGCTTCGTGATGTACCCGCAGGGCCTGCAGCAGCTGGTCCTGGACCCCGACATCAGCTTCGACGTGCACGGCCTGGACACCACCTGGCCGGTGGCCGACGGGGCCGAGGGCATGGCCGAACGCCTCGTCGAGATCGGGCTGGAGGCCGCAGCCGCGGTCCGCGACGGTGCGCAGGTGCTCATCGCCTCGGACCGTTCGGTCAGCGACGAACGTGCCCCTGTGCCGATGGTCCTGGCGATCGGCGCCATCCACCACCGGCTGGTCGCCGAGCAGCTGCGCACCCGCGTGTCGCTGATCGCCGAGACCGACGATGCCCGCGACACCCACAGCTTCGCCTGCCTGCTCGGCTACGGCGCCGACGTCATCTGTCCGCGCCTGTCGCTGGAGTCGATGACCAAGCTGGCCGACGACGGTCGCATCGGCCGTGACAACCCCTCCGCCGGTGAGGTGCAGGCCAACCTGAAGCGCGCTGCCGAGGAGGGCGTGCTCAAGATCATGTCGAAGATGGGGATCTCCACCCTCGACAGCTACCGGTCCGCCCAGATCTTCGAGGGCGCGGGCCTGGCCAGGGAGGTCGTGGACACCTGCCTCACCGGGACGCCGTCCGCGCTCGGCGGGGTGGGCTTCGAGCAGCTGGCCAGCGACGTGCTCGCCCGGCACGCCGACGCCTATCCGAACCCGAAGCTGCCCTCCCATGGCCACTACAAGTACAAGAAGGGCGGGGAGTACCACGCCACCAACCCCGACGTGGTCGGCGCCCTGCACCGCACCGTCGGGCTGGAGGGCGACCCGCTGGACCTGCCCGACCCGTCGGGCAACGGCAACGGCGCCATCGCACCCGAACCCGAGCACCTCGTGGCCGAGCTGCGGGCCGCGCACCTGCTGAACCACGCCACCAAGCAGGGTCGGTGGGAGACCTACCAGACCTACGCGGACCTGGTGAACGACCGGCCGGCCACCGAACCGCGCGACCTGCTGGACTTCGTCGAGGCCGCCGAACCGATCCCGCTGGAGGAGGTCGAACCGGCCACCTCGATCACACAGCGGTTCTTCACCGGGGCGATGTCGCTCGGGGCGCTCTCGCCGGAGTCCCACGAGACGCTGGCCATGGCGATGAATATGATCGGCGGCTTCTCCAACTGTGGTGAGGGCGGTGAGGATCCGGCGCGCTTCGCGACCCGTGGCACCGCCCACGACCGCAACTCCAAGGCCAAGCAGGTCGCCTCGGGACGCTTCGGCGTCACGCCGCGCTACCTCGCCTTCGCCGACGAGCTGCAGATCAAGATGGCGCAGGGCTCCAAGCCCGGCGAAGGCGGCCAGCTGCCCAGCCACAAGGTGTCGAGCCTGATCGCACGGCTGCGGCACACCCAGCCGGGTGTAGCGCTGATCAGCCCGCCGCCGCACCACGACATCTACTCCATCGAGGACCTCGCCCAGCTGATCTACGACCTCAAGCAGATCAACCCGCATGCGGGCGTCAGCGTGAAGCTGGTGTCCTCCGCGGGGGTCGGCACGGTCGCCGCCGGCGTGGTCAAGGGCCTCGCCGACGCGGTCCAGATCTCCGGTGGCGACGGCGGCACCGGCGCCTCGCCGTTGTCGTCGATCAAGCACGCCGGCATGGCTTGGGAGCTCGGCCTCGCCGAGACCCAGCAGACGCTGGTCCGCAACTCGCTGCGCTCGCGCGTTCGCCTGCAGGTCGACGGCGGCTTCAAGACCGGCCGCGATGTCCTGATGGCGGCGCTCCTCGGTGGTGACGAGTTCGGCTTCGGCACGGCCGCGCTGCTGGCCGAGGGCTGCATCATGGTCCGCGCCTGCCACCGCGACACCTGCCCCGTGGGCGTGGCCACCCAGCGTGTGGACCTGCGCGAGAAGTACAAGGGCACCCCCGAGATGGTCGCGACGTTCATGTTGTTCGTCGCCGAGGAGGTCCGTCGTGGCCTTGCCGCCCTGGGCCTGCGCTCCCTCGACGAGGCCATCGGGCGGGTCGACCTGCTGACGGCCCGCACGTTCGACGAGGACGACCGGTCGGGCCTGCTCGACCCGTCGCCGTTGTTGTTCGACGCCCGGTCGGAGGTCAACGCCGACATCGCCGCCAGCCTCGGTGGCGAGCCGGATGCCCTGCACTACGTGGAGACCCTCCCGATCCAGGCCCCCCGTGGGCAGCTGGGCGACCGGGTCTTCGAGGACGCCTTCTCCACCCTGTGGGAGGGCGGGCTGCTGAGCCTGCGCTACGACATCCGCAACGCCGAACGCACCGTCGGGGCCCGCCTCGGCGGCGCGCTCGGCCTGGAGTTCGGCGACCGGGCACCCGAGGGCAAGGTGACGGTCCGCTTCGACGGCGAGGCCGGCCAGTCCTTCGGCGCGTTCCTGTCCGACGGTGCGGAGTTCATCCTCACCGGCGAGGCCAACGACTACGTGGGCAAGGGCATGGGCGGCGGCACGATCGTCGTCCGTCCGCCGGCCGACGACGTCGTGCACAGCGGCGGCAGCACCCCGGTGCTGGCCGGCAACACGCTGCTGTACGGCGCGACCGGTGGCGAGCTATTCATCGCCGGACGAGTCGGCGAACGGTTCGGTGTCCGCAACTCCGGCGCCAACGCCGTGGTCGAGGGCACCGGCGAGCACGCCTGTGAGTACATGACCGGCGGCACCGTGGTGATCCTCGGCCAGACCGGGTTCAACCTCGGCGCCGGCATGACCGGTGGCGAGTGCTACGTGCACGACGACTCCAGCTGGATCCTCGCCCGCATCAACTCCGCGTTGGTCGAGGCCCGACGGCTGGACACCGCGCAGCTGGACCAGGTCCGGGAGATGATCCAGCGGCACGTGGCCCTGACGGAGTCCCGTCGTGGCACCGAGCTGCTGGAGAACTGGGACGACGCCTGGCGCGGCTTCTGGCGCATCGCCCCGAAGTCGGAGCTGGCCAAGTTCGAGGCCGCCAACGAGGGCTCGGTCGGCGCCCCCGCCTGA
- a CDS encoding transglycosylase family protein: MTQTPNDIADRLARRGRVRGLAPEAPLADVVKKMPKARAAGLLHDGAGMDAAAIGEVMGCSAAQVRRHVAKARLDAAGSDVSPCSDQLDGLMTFAADAVDHAMGCEDCKAAREAFRQGKGELRDAWQRDDVKPSRPWEHDEATATESAAPTHGTQRSGRSSGAAAGESTPPRLPELDDEPDPPSRWQQEPRRPAADRPTPAPRPAAPRRGEARPDSTSEPAPARRDDEDDDRPAIRPIPFPNRAKKETPDPVPTPRRRRRFRPWSNTPLAALAASSLATVLIAAVAVSAGEGGTEVAVDEPTEVVTTEVEPTEPPEPTETPIPERTVEVDLPLHAEAPAVLRVLPRDIHRPEPTPTPTPTPTPTPTPTPIPTPTQPPAPPEPTPPEESFEVWLRLAQCESSGDWSINTGNGFYGGLQFTLDSWRFVGGEGMPHEASRDEQIRRAQRLQRLQGWEAWPVCARKLGLR, from the coding sequence GTGACCCAGACCCCCAACGACATCGCCGACCGACTCGCCCGCCGTGGGCGCGTCCGTGGTCTCGCGCCCGAAGCGCCGCTGGCCGACGTGGTCAAGAAGATGCCGAAGGCGCGTGCGGCCGGTCTGCTGCACGACGGGGCGGGCATGGACGCGGCCGCCATCGGCGAGGTCATGGGCTGCTCGGCGGCGCAGGTCCGCCGGCACGTGGCCAAGGCCAGGCTCGACGCGGCCGGTTCGGACGTGTCGCCCTGCAGCGACCAGCTCGACGGCCTGATGACCTTCGCCGCCGACGCCGTGGACCATGCGATGGGCTGCGAGGACTGCAAGGCTGCCCGCGAGGCCTTCCGCCAGGGCAAGGGGGAGCTGCGGGATGCGTGGCAGCGCGACGACGTCAAGCCGTCACGACCCTGGGAGCACGACGAGGCCACCGCCACCGAGTCGGCGGCACCCACCCACGGGACCCAACGATCCGGCCGTTCCTCCGGTGCAGCCGCGGGGGAATCCACGCCACCCCGCCTGCCCGAGCTCGACGACGAGCCCGACCCGCCGTCCCGCTGGCAGCAGGAGCCCCGCAGGCCCGCCGCCGACCGGCCCACCCCGGCGCCACGACCCGCGGCTCCTCGCCGCGGTGAGGCCCGACCGGACAGCACGTCCGAGCCTGCCCCTGCCCGCCGGGACGACGAGGACGACGACCGCCCGGCCATCCGCCCGATCCCGTTCCCCAACCGGGCCAAGAAGGAGACGCCGGACCCGGTTCCCACGCCACGGCGTCGCCGCCGGTTCCGTCCGTGGTCCAACACCCCGCTCGCCGCACTGGCCGCCAGCAGCCTCGCGACCGTCCTGATCGCTGCCGTGGCCGTGTCCGCCGGTGAGGGTGGGACCGAGGTCGCCGTGGACGAGCCCACGGAGGTCGTCACCACCGAGGTCGAACCGACCGAGCCGCCGGAGCCGACGGAGACACCGATCCCGGAACGGACCGTCGAGGTCGACCTGCCCCTGCACGCCGAGGCCCCGGCGGTGCTGCGCGTCCTGCCGCGCGACATCCACCGACCGGAACCCACACCGACGCCCACCCCGACGCCCACGCCGACCCCGACGCCGACCCCGATCCCCACGCCGACGCAGCCGCCGGCCCCGCCGGAGCCGACGCCGCCGGAGGAGTCCTTCGAGGTCTGGCTGCGCCTGGCCCAGTGCGAGTCCAGCGGCGACTGGTCGATCAACACCGGCAACGGGTTCTACGGCGGCCTGCAGTTCACCCTCGACTCGTGGCGGTTCGTCGGCGGCGAGGGCATGCCGCACGAGGCGTCCCGCGACGAGCAGATCCGCAGGGCCCAGCGGTTGCAGCGCCTGCAGGGCTGGGAGGCCTGGCCGGTCTGCGCACGCAAGCTCGGGCTCCGCTGA
- a CDS encoding polyphosphate kinase 2 family protein: MDDTTAPPDLTELDLDDVVKAFRVDPGDDLDLSDHDTRATVGWDGDKEQGKAAALAANARLEALQELLYAEGKRRVLVVLQAMDTGGKDSTIRHVFDGVNPQGVKVASFKKPTEEELAHDYLWRAHAVVPADGQITVFNRSHYEDVLVVRVHDLVPEERWRKRYGHIRDFERLLADEGTTIVKIFLHISPEEQAERLQERLDNPEKHWKFATGDLAERKRWKDYIAAFEDALSETSTDHAPWYVIPADRKWYRNLVIANILVDVLEGLDMQWPPEEEGLDDVVIPLID, encoded by the coding sequence ATGGACGACACCACCGCGCCCCCCGACCTGACCGAGCTGGACCTCGACGACGTCGTGAAGGCGTTCCGCGTCGACCCCGGCGACGACCTGGACCTGTCGGACCACGACACGCGGGCGACGGTCGGCTGGGACGGGGACAAGGAGCAGGGCAAGGCCGCGGCGCTGGCCGCCAACGCACGGCTGGAGGCGCTGCAGGAGCTGCTGTACGCCGAGGGGAAGCGGCGGGTGCTGGTCGTCCTGCAGGCGATGGACACCGGCGGCAAGGACTCCACCATCCGCCACGTCTTCGACGGCGTGAACCCGCAGGGGGTGAAGGTCGCCTCGTTCAAGAAGCCCACGGAGGAGGAGCTGGCCCACGACTACCTGTGGCGGGCCCATGCCGTGGTCCCGGCCGACGGGCAGATCACGGTCTTCAACCGCTCCCACTACGAGGACGTGCTGGTGGTGCGCGTGCACGACCTCGTCCCCGAGGAGCGGTGGCGCAAGCGCTACGGCCACATCCGCGACTTCGAGCGGCTGCTGGCCGACGAGGGCACGACCATCGTCAAGATCTTCCTGCACATCTCCCCCGAGGAGCAGGCCGAGCGGCTGCAGGAACGGCTCGACAACCCCGAGAAGCACTGGAAGTTCGCCACCGGTGACCTGGCGGAGCGCAAGCGGTGGAAGGACTACATCGCGGCCTTCGAGGACGCCCTGTCGGAGACCTCCACCGACCACGCGCCGTGGTACGTGATCCCGGCGGACCGCAAGTGGTACCGCAACCTCGTCATCGCCAACATCCTGGTCGACGTGCTCGAGGGCCTGGACATGCAGTGGCCCCCGGAGGAGGAGGGGCTCGACGACGTGGTGATCCCACTCATCGACTGA